Genomic DNA from Bacillota bacterium:
ATCCCTACGGGTTTCGTTTTGAGCTATATTTATTATTCCAGCGCTGTACCGCCATATCAAAAACAATGCAAGCTTCGATGCTATCAACTTATATTGTAGTTTCCTTTTTTTCTGCGGTAACCTTTGAGAAATAATCCGCCAGCCAGGGTTACGCTAATTACACTAATAGCCAATAGCAGCCCATTTCCACCAGTTGTGGGCAGCTGACGCTTTGCTTTCATAATATACGAGCTGGTGACCGGAGCATCTGGCTCCAGGCCTAAGTAATGGGCATCATCGGTATCGCTGTAGGTCCCATCGTCAAAGTCACCCGTCGCTGTTGCCGTGTTGCTGTGCTGGCCTACTACGACATCGATTCCATCCACGATAACCTCAAAGGAGGCGCCGCTTGCCAGCGGGTCAAGCACAGCCAGATCACCGCTCAGGTCGCCAAATACAGAGTCATTAAGATTTATGTTAGTTAATTCCACATCGCCGGTGTTGGTCACCACAAACTTGAACTGAACCTCACTGCCTGCAACAATAGAAAGCCCTGCCAGGCCATCGGCATCCAGCCAGTTCTCCCCGTCGTCAATGGAGACGTACTTCTCGACGCTGATGGCCGGAGCAGGAGGTGTACAAACATCATTTATAATATCATTATTTTCTAGTGTGACCGCTCCGTTTATTGCCAACAACTGTCCTTTCACTTCTGCACCGTTATTTGCCGTGATGCTTGTAAGTGCCATAATGTGTCCAACAAAATCAGAGTCTGTTCCCAGTGTGGCGGAACTACCGATCTGCCAAAAAACCCGACAGGGTTGAGCACCATTGATAAGTACAACCTTGCTGCCGCTTCCTGTGGTAAGTGTTGAGCCTGCCTGAAAAATGAAGACGGCATTGGGATTGTTTTGACCATCAAGAGTAAGAGTGCCGCCAACCGCTAAAGCGATACTGGAGTCTGATTTGTAAACTCCCGGAGTCAAGGTTTCTCCAGCAAGGTCAGCGGAAATAGTTTCATCCGGCGTCCTGTCAACTGCATCATTATACGCGGTGATCAGGTCATCTTTAGCTGTAGTCAGTAAGCTGAAATTCATTACTGAGCCTGCAGGACCAGCAGCATCCACCGTATAAATTGTGCCGTCTGCATTTACTGTCGTTAATCCGGTAATCGCAGCACCTGTTGCTGAGCTTAACCCAACATCCCCGCCTGCAGTTCCTTCGATCCAGGTTGGCCCGGTATTGGTGATAGCCGAGCCGGCCAAAACTCCAAAGTTCTTGGCTGTTCCCAACTCCACTGTATCTTGAGCTGCCAGACTACTCATGGAGGATGTTATAATCATAACTACTAACAACAGCATTAGTAGTAATGGTATAAATCGCATCTTGTTATGCGTTTTCATAACTTCATCACTTCGCCTCATTGATGATTGACATTCTATCAGCTACTTGATTTCAAATATTTTCATGTCTGAATCATCGTTTTTGAAGTTATCGTCTTTAATATCCTCTTCACTGTTTCTATAACTTGATTTTTTATAAATTCTCACAAAGTGTTCCTCTACGTTGTTAATGTTAATGTTTTTCGGGTTTTCCAAAACCATTATGACAACCCCTTTACTAAATTTTTTTTACAGATACTTACTTGATAAAAGCTCCCTAACATCGTTGGGACTATGCTTACATTCATAAAAAACCCCTGACTACGATTTATCTCGCCGCCTGAAATGTTTTCGTATCTTCATATTTAAAGGCTTCCCATTTGATGAATACATGGTCAGTGGGAGAATTTATGGAAACAGCAACGAAACTAATAAAAACTTCTGGTGTTTGATCTTTAATTTCTCCTCTAAAATATTCCATATAATAAAGGTTGTCTATTCCTATTGCGGGGCCATAATCAGGCGCTCCTAAAATGCTTATAATCTCAGGAAAACGCATTCCTACCTTTGCGCCTAAAACTTCTTGGCCTGGTCCCAAAATAATGCTGACGGCAATCTTATTCTCAATAGGCTGAGGAGAACAAAATTGAATGAACCCTTCTTCATATTGATAAAGAATATAGTGATGTGGCCCCAGCCAGCTACTGTAACCCTGCTCGGCCGGTTCCCCCAGCACCTGCTTAATTTCATCAAAATTTTTGCCCAGGAGATTCATCACGGGAGCATTTTCAAACTTATCAAAACCAAGGCTCTCAATGCTTACAATATTTTGTCGGTAAGCATATACAGATTTCTCTATAGCCTCACTACCCACCAGTATAGCTGGCAGGGTAAAAATCAATAACAGAATAAATGCTAAAAACTTATATGCATTTTCTGTATTAATCCTAACCTGCATAATCTTCATTAGGAATATCATTTTTATGGTTGCCCCGACTTCTCTATTTATCTTGCGCTTATATGATACCAATCATATTGCTGAGATATATATAAGCAATATTTCCAATAGTCATTATTTTATTGCTTTTTAAATTCAGCATGGATCAGCCATAGATCAGCATTTTTCAGAGGTCAACGTCTTTTCAACAGTAGCTCGAAGCACGGCATTTTAAAACGATTCCCGCTTTTCCAATTTAGCATGCTGTGTGTTTCGCTATCAGCTGTGGTTATGATTTGCAAGCGGTGCATCCTGCACCCAAGCTTATCAAAGTAGGCGCCGAAAGCAGCTGCCGCTTTATGAGAGATAAAGCGAAGGCCTTCAGTGTTAATCACCATTTGACTATAATGCCTGCGTAAAAAACCCTTTAAAACTCTGTGAAGCTCTTTTCGGTGCAAACTACCGGCAAAACCACGCAGTTTTAGGTAAAGCACTCCACTTTGCTCTGTAAGCGATACCTTAAGATTAGATATAGCAAATTCAGCTTGCGACTTCTCTCTGACAGGAGCTGTTAATAAGCTGTCGAAAAGGCTAACAGGCTGAGGGTTGAAATATTGCTGATGTTTCAATAACTGTTCAAACCAGCGGTTCCGCCGCTCAAAATGTCGCGTAAGGCCCCACCCGATCGTCCTGTGAATAACGGAACCCCAACCTGTAAGTGCTAAATTCTTTAAAATGTTCTGCAGGGAGTAAAATCTTTTCAGGGCGATGACTGTCTCGGATTGTAACTCTTCCGCTGACATTAATTCAGGTTGAAATACCGTATGATGACCATCATAGAGAGACCAGTCACGGGTTAAAATTCTCTTTTCGCTTTCCATCTGTTCGTAGAATGGAGTACCCGGGAAGGGAGTCAGAGTCATAAACTGGACACTATCAATCTTCGCCCTGAGGGCAAAATCTGCAGTCTGCCTTATTGTATCAACCGTATCTGTGTCAGCGCCAAAGACAAACATCCCATGAATTCTTATTTTGTAATGATGGAAGCGCTTGATCGCTTCTTCAATATCTTCAACTGTTTGCTGCTTGTTGTAGCGTTCAAGAGTTGCGGGGTTTATAGACTCAAAACCGATATAAACAATACCGCAGCCAGAGCGGTACATTAAATCAAGCAGCTCATCATCATTTGCCGCATCGACTCGAACCTGGGCTCCCCAACGTTTGAGTTTGATACCCCGATCAATAATTCCTCTCAACAGCTCTTTGGTGAGTTTGGGGGAAGCGGTAAAATTATCATCACAAAAAAAGATATTCTTCCCCTGATAACGGGTCAGTTCTTCAAGAACACTTTCTGTACAGCGATGTCGATAACGTCGTCCAAACATTTCAGTAACACAGCAAAATGTGCAGTTGAAGGGACAGCCCCGGGAAGTCATTACCGGTATATTACTCATAGAGGAATAACGATCTAACAAGGTGAGATCTGGAATAGGCAGTGTATCAATATCTATCTTCGATTCAAGGGTTTCATTATGAACCATTTCCCCGTTGCTCCAGTACGATACCCCGGGGATGTTATGTGGCGGTAATCCGGCTTCAATCGATTGAACGAGAGGAAGAAAACTTAATTCTGCCTCACCCCTGACCAGATAGTCGGCAAACTGCATAGCTTCATCAGGCATAAATGAGGCATGTATACCACCAATCACAACGGGAATCCTATGTGATCTCAGCAATCCGGCAACCTGGTAAGCCTCCCGGCAGGTAGCTGTAGTAGTAGATATACCAACCAGGTCAGCTTCAATTATTTCTGGCCAGGGTAGTGAATTCCCGGTACCCAGGAAGAATCTTACCTCGTAACCGGCGTCTTTTAACTGGGTGCCCAGGATAGGAAGTCCCAGGCGGGGCATACGGACATGTTTGTAAACATGGTCTTCACTGGACTTCGGTTCAATTAGAACTATCTTCTTCATTAAAATACACTCCTTAGGTTGAAGGCTTGCCGAATAGATAGGTAGAAGTAAAAGTAGCTAAGTTGCTAAAGAAAAAATGGAGAGGAAGTTTATACCTGGGAGCCGATAATATAATCGGCTCTGCCGTCCTCCTCTCCCTTGAAAAAAGAATACCTGTGTTAAGACTAATCGAAAATTCAATCCTGATCTAATCCTGATTGACGATTCTTTTATAAATACCTTAAAAGCCTTTCAAAAGGTTTCCTAATGCCAATAATGCGAAGCCGATAACCAAAGCCCAGAATCCAGTGGAAGCTTCAATCGGTATAATCCCTAAAAATGACAGGAATCCAACAGCAGCCAGTATTACCGCAATCCAAAATACTATAACCTTAGGCGCACTAAGCCTCATGGTAGAACCTCCTTTCATGGTACAAGTAATAAAGAAAAAATTACTACTGATTCATAAGGTTCTTACTCCGGTATTTCTTTACACAATGTTGAGAAATCTAAGAATAAAATAAACAACAACAATCAGCCCGATTATGTAAATAATGTTGCGCATATCAATCGCCTCCAAGTTTCTATAACTCTATTTTCTTTCTTGTTTACATGCTAACAAAAATAGTGCTAAGAAATCGATTAGCAATGTTCCCATTATTCAATATTTTTTATGCAGGTATGATCAAGTATGAATCAGAGGTATGTATAATCGTATACGGGGCTTCTTTGGATATAACTTAAGTATAGGGGTGGAATCTTAAAATTAAAGCAGGTTAATCAGCCTGGCAAACTTTATAATATCATCCTGAGAATATAGTTCTAACTTATTCATCAGGTTTTCTTTATGCTTATCTGCAGTTTTGGGACTAAATCTCAATTTATCAGATATTAACTGGCGGCCTTGACCCTTTGCCAACAACTTGAAAACCTCTTTCTCTCTTGGGGTTAGTTTGTTGTATGCTATCATACCCTTGATAAGGGAGATATCCTCAATGGTTAATATTACCTGGAATGGTTTATCGTCACCGGGTTTAAATTGCGGCACCGCAGTGATTTTTAGCCAGGTGTATCTGCCAGCTTGCGGTGAATATAATCCCATAACAGCATTATTTATCACTTCACCCGTTCGCAGGGCTACCATATAAGGTTGGGCTTCTTCAGGTAAGTCAGATCCATCTTCCTGAATAATCAACCATTGAAGGTCTTTCGGTGATCGTCCCTGCATTTGATTAAAAGATAAACCAAAAATTTTTTCAGCAGCGGGATTTGCCGATATAATTCTACAGTCCGGATCTTGATATAAAACCCCTTGTGTCATGGTTTCATACAAGGTCCGGAATTGCCGTTCACTTTCTCGCAGCTCTTCTTCGGCTTTTTTTTGGGCTGTTATATCCATCAGGGCGATGCGGCATTCCCGCTGATCCTCCAAAACCATGGCTTCAATATGGACAAAATTTGATTCATTTTCTTTTATTTGCAGGGTAATCTCAAAAGTATCCCTGGCCCGGTTGAAGAATACTTTTTCCAAAAAAGATTTAAAAGCATGACGGTGCTGGGCAGTGATAAATTTTTCGAAATGCTGATTTAAAATTTTGCTGCGTTCCAATCCCAACATAGTTGCTCCGGTTAGATTTGCCCGCAGGATAAAACCGCTTTGATCCAGAGTTAAATAACCAACAGGAGCAAAATCATAAAGATTGGTATATTCACCGAGATATCTTTCCAATTCTGAATGTGCCTGCTGCAGCTCTTCATTTTGTATCTCCAGCTCAATTTGGTGTACCTCTAACTCCTGTACAAGTCTTTGTAATTCTTCCGGAGCAACGGGAGGTGCTATTTTCCGTTTGCTATCCAGAATTTTTTCCTCTGCCTGGCGGCGTAGTTCTTCCGCCGACCTGTGCTTATTCATGATGATCCTCCCCAATTTCTTTATTAATTTTCGACTGCAATCTTTTCTTGGCTTTGTTCAGATCTGAATCTTTTTTCACCATTCGTTTTTCCAGATCAGTTTGGGATTGTCTTAGAGCAGCTTCCAGTGTCTTGGATATAGTAATGTCCATAAATGTTATTACCAACCCGTCAACTTTGTCATCAAACGTGCGGTAAGGCATAATTTTCACTGTAAACCAGCGCCCCCCGGTAGCTGAAACCGATTTCTCCTTGAAAGACAGCGTGCGCAACACTTCCCGGGTATCTTCTATAAATTCCGGGTAATCCAGGCTGGAGACAATATCAGTAATTAGTCTTCCAATATCTGCAGGTATCAGTTTTATAATTTCGGCCGTTTTAGCAGTAAATCGCCGCACGCGAAGTCTGTTATCCAGGAATAAGGTAGCTATATCAGTGCTTTCAAGCAAATTTTTCAGATCATTATTTACATAAAATAACTCATCTACTTTAGCTTGCAGTTCGTGGTTGATCGTCTGTAACTCCTCATTTAATGATTGCATTTCTTCTTTAGAAGTGGTCAGTTCCTCGTTGGTTGACTGCAACTCTTCGTTAGTAGACTGCAGTTCTTCATTAGTTGCGCTGAGTTTTTCCTGGGATGACTGCATGTCCTCACGAATATTTTCCAGCTCATGGTGAGCCTGCCGGAGTTCTTCTTCTAATTCGGAAACCAGAATGCTGCTGACTTCATGATCACTTGTTTTATCTTTCACCTTAGTTTTCCGAGGCCTGGCCACTTCTGAAAAGATGATCAACACCATCCCACGCAGCACATCCGGTTCTTCAAGCGGCTGGATGGTGATATCTACTGTATGGGTTTCTCCATTGGTCTTTACAACAGCATTTTTAACAACAACTACTTCATTTTTCTGAATTGCCTTCTGAAAAGCTTTGTTTAGAGGGTAGCCAAGTCCTTCACGGATCATAGCAAAAACATTCCAGTTGGCCTTGCCGGCTGCCGGCTCAAGATACACACCGGTCCGCCCGTTAATATATAAGATGTCCCCCTTGTTGTTGACCATTACTGATGGAGGTGTAAAACGCTTTAAAAGTAACTGATCCACCAGTGATTGCATATTTACCACCGTTTCTGATGGTGATGATGATGGAGTAAAAGCATGCGGCAGTGGAAATTCGACCATGTCTGCCTGTATTGTAGATTCCAGGCGCCTATATAGTCGGGATTTACCGTGCAGCGGTTTAAAAAGGCTTGTATTATTGCCGATACTTTCAGCTTTCCCAAGTAATAAATAACCACCAGGTTTTATGCTGTAGTGAAAAAGGGGTATAATTTTTTTCTGCAGCTCAGAAGTCAGATAGATCAACAGGTTTCTGCAGCTTAGGATATCCAGTTTGGTAAAGGGTGGATCCATGATGACGTTTTGTTGGGCAAAAACCACCATTTCCCTTAAAGGTTTGGCAACCTGGAAACCGTCCTCCACCTGGATAAAAAACCGTTGTAACCTTTCAGGAGAAAGATCAGCAGAGATATTGACCGGGTAGACGGCTTCACGAGCCTTTTTAACCGCTTCCAGACTTATGTCGGTAGCAAAAATCTGAAGCGTTATATTTTGGGTTGGTTCTAACTGATCCATCATCTCTTTAAAGACAATGGCTAAAGTATAAGCCTCCTCACCTGTTGCACAACCTGGCACCCAGGCTCGCAAGGCCTGGTTTTTGCGTTCGGTCAGAAGTTGTGGGATAGCTTCAGTTTTTAGCAGTTCCCATACTTCCGGATCGCGAAAAAAATTAGTAACTCCGATTAAAAGTTCTTTATATAACAAATCAAGCTCCTGAGGATTTTCCTGAAGCAACCGGACATAGGTGGTAAGATTTTCAATCTGATGGATGCCCATACGGCGCTCCAGGCGACGACAGACGGTGGTATTTTTATAAAGAGAAAAATCCTGGCCCGTCTTCGAGCGCAACAGGTACATTATCTTCTCAAGGGAACTCTGGTTTTTTTCTGTCAGAGCTGTTTCGGAACTGGCAAAGGAAGGTTTATACTGGAGATAAGAAATTATTTTTGCCGGCATCTCTTCCACCGGAATAACAATATCGGCCAGGCCAGCCTTGATTGCGCTTTTCGGCATACTGTCATATTTAGCTGAAGTCGGTTCCTGTACAAAAACCACTCCACCTCTGTCCTTGATGAAGCCAAGACCGATTGTTCCATCGGTGCCCATACCTGATAAGATAACACCAATACTTCGTTCCTTTAGGTCCTCAGCCAAAGAGCGGAAGAAAAAATCAATAGGTAGGCGCAGCCCACGAGGTTCTGCCGGTTCAAAAAGGTGTAGTATTCCGTGGAAGATCGACATATCTTTGTTCGGGGGAATTATATAAATACAATTGGGCTGGACATGAGTGCGTTCTATAACCTGCATGACCTGTATAGGAGTGATCCGCTGAAGTAATTCCACCATGAGATCTTTTCGTGTCGGATCCAGGTGTTGAACTATAATAAAAGCCATGCCGCTATCTACGGGAATATTCCTCAGAAAGAGTTCCAACGCCTCCAAACCGCCGGCAGATGCACCGATGCCAATGATGGGAAAGCTTGCCTTTGGCTTATCTAAATGAGGAGAATTGTGGGACTCATCGCTCAGGCAGGCCTCTGCCTTCGGATCAACCTTCTTCTTATCAGTCATTATTGTCACTCCATTTCTCGCTGTTACTCGCCAGTAAATATTTCACAATCGCTACATTCAGAAACACTTTACATCACATTTGCGTGGTTAAAGATTTTCTCTTGCTGGAAGTTATAAGCTGATTACATATATCGCCGGCTAATGTTTTAGCTGCAGCACTTTCAGGACTTCTTTTTCTTTTAATTATACAACAAGAAAACCATGTTATCAAAAGATTCTGATTGTGTTGATTCAGATTGCAGCGGACCTTCTCAAGACTGCTTAGCTTAACTTATTTAGACTGACTGATGGAAATTGCACAATGCAATAAAAATTATCGGGGCAAAATGCACCGATAATTTTTTTCAGTCGACCTAATCTTTATCAAACCACCAAACGCTTTATCAATTTTTCTGTTAATCCTGCACGATAAATGAAATCTTGGTACCAACGCGGTACCTGACGACCTTGTCTCCTTCAACTATTGCCTGCTGGGAATCTACATAGACGATTTGAATATTGCGCACTGTTTTGGCTGCTTCTTTTACAGCAGCCTGAGTTGCGGCTTCCCAACTTTCCGTTGATTCCGCCAATATCTCAATAACTTTAACCACTGACATTTCCAATTCCTCCTTTAGTTTTTACAACTGCTTTCGACGTTAATTTAATTTATCCTCTATTCTATAAATAATAATTATTAGGACAATTGCAATGAAAGTGTTGCCGTACCATTATAGCCTAATAACTTTATCTTGCTAAATGCAAGTGTTAGCAATAGAATAACCTTAGATTATCCGGAAAGAAGGAATTGCAATGGAAAGGAAAAGCGGCGGCGGTTCAAGGAAAAAAAGAGTTACAGGCGATGCTTCCGGCGGTGGTGTATTTCGACGTGGATCGGCAGTAAATCCCAAGGCTGGAAAACCAGTGGGAAAAACGGATGGATATGCCGACCGGAAACAGGGCAGCAGCAAACCGATCGGCAGTCAGGGTGGTTCAGGTAGTTTTGGCCCAACTTACACCAACAGACCGGGAAAGGCTTTACAGCGAAGCAGTAGTGGATCAAAAGGTAAATTCCTTATACTGATAATCATCCTGGTAGTCGGCTATTTTTTACTGCGAAGCTGCTCAGGGCAGATCGCCGATCCGAATGAATCAGATCTTCCGGTTATGAACCAGGCAGAGGAAACCGGGATCCCTGCTGTTACCGGTGACCCTGTAAATAATGCCATTACTCCTTCAACAGGTATAACCGGCCCGAGAACACCGCGAACCATGATTATCGGCAACGGTCAGGATATATTCACAATTATGATCTATATGTGCGGAACCGACCTTGAAAGTTCTTACGGAATGGCAACGGCCGACTTAAATGAGATGCTCCATGCGACAATAAGCGATAAGCTCAATATTATAGTGGAAACCGGAGGCACTTCACGCTGGAGAAACAGCGTTATTAAAAACACATCCAACCAACGCTACCAGGTAACTTCATCCGGCTTGAGGCTTCTGGTGGATAATCTGGGTCGAAAAGCTATGACCG
This window encodes:
- a CDS encoding dodecin family protein translates to MSVVKVIEILAESTESWEAATQAAVKEAAKTVRNIQIVYVDSQQAIVEGDKVVRYRVGTKISFIVQD
- a CDS encoding chemotaxis protein CheB; protein product: MTDKKKVDPKAEACLSDESHNSPHLDKPKASFPIIGIGASAGGLEALELFLRNIPVDSGMAFIIVQHLDPTRKDLMVELLQRITPIQVMQVIERTHVQPNCIYIIPPNKDMSIFHGILHLFEPAEPRGLRLPIDFFFRSLAEDLKERSIGVILSGMGTDGTIGLGFIKDRGGVVFVQEPTSAKYDSMPKSAIKAGLADIVIPVEEMPAKIISYLQYKPSFASSETALTEKNQSSLEKIMYLLRSKTGQDFSLYKNTTVCRRLERRMGIHQIENLTTYVRLLQENPQELDLLYKELLIGVTNFFRDPEVWELLKTEAIPQLLTERKNQALRAWVPGCATGEEAYTLAIVFKEMMDQLEPTQNITLQIFATDISLEAVKKAREAVYPVNISADLSPERLQRFFIQVEDGFQVAKPLREMVVFAQQNVIMDPPFTKLDILSCRNLLIYLTSELQKKIIPLFHYSIKPGGYLLLGKAESIGNNTSLFKPLHGKSRLYRRLESTIQADMVEFPLPHAFTPSSSPSETVVNMQSLVDQLLLKRFTPPSVMVNNKGDILYINGRTGVYLEPAAGKANWNVFAMIREGLGYPLNKAFQKAIQKNEVVVVKNAVVKTNGETHTVDITIQPLEEPDVLRGMVLIIFSEVARPRKTKVKDKTSDHEVSSILVSELEEELRQAHHELENIREDMQSSQEKLSATNEELQSTNEELQSTNEELTTSKEEMQSLNEELQTINHELQAKVDELFYVNNDLKNLLESTDIATLFLDNRLRVRRFTAKTAEIIKLIPADIGRLITDIVSSLDYPEFIEDTREVLRTLSFKEKSVSATGGRWFTVKIMPYRTFDDKVDGLVITFMDITISKTLEAALRQSQTDLEKRMVKKDSDLNKAKKRLQSKINKEIGEDHHE
- a CDS encoding radical SAM protein yields the protein MKKIVLIEPKSSEDHVYKHVRMPRLGLPILGTQLKDAGYEVRFFLGTGNSLPWPEIIEADLVGISTTTATCREAYQVAGLLRSHRIPVVIGGIHASFMPDEAMQFADYLVRGEAELSFLPLVQSIEAGLPPHNIPGVSYWSNGEMVHNETLESKIDIDTLPIPDLTLLDRYSSMSNIPVMTSRGCPFNCTFCCVTEMFGRRYRHRCTESVLEELTRYQGKNIFFCDDNFTASPKLTKELLRGIIDRGIKLKRWGAQVRVDAANDDELLDLMYRSGCGIVYIGFESINPATLERYNKQQTVEDIEEAIKRFHHYKIRIHGMFVFGADTDTVDTIRQTADFALRAKIDSVQFMTLTPFPGTPFYEQMESEKRILTRDWSLYDGHHTVFQPELMSAEELQSETVIALKRFYSLQNILKNLALTGWGSVIHRTIGWGLTRHFERRNRWFEQLLKHQQYFNPQPVSLFDSLLTAPVREKSQAEFAISNLKVSLTEQSGVLYLKLRGFAGSLHRKELHRVLKGFLRRHYSQMVINTEGLRFISHKAAAAFGAYFDKLGCRMHRLQIITTADSETHSMLNWKSGNRFKMPCFELLLKRR
- a CDS encoding PAS domain S-box protein codes for the protein MNKHRSAEELRRQAEEKILDSKRKIAPPVAPEELQRLVQELEVHQIELEIQNEELQQAHSELERYLGEYTNLYDFAPVGYLTLDQSGFILRANLTGATMLGLERSKILNQHFEKFITAQHRHAFKSFLEKVFFNRARDTFEITLQIKENESNFVHIEAMVLEDQRECRIALMDITAQKKAEEELRESERQFRTLYETMTQGVLYQDPDCRIISANPAAEKIFGLSFNQMQGRSPKDLQWLIIQEDGSDLPEEAQPYMVALRTGEVINNAVMGLYSPQAGRYTWLKITAVPQFKPGDDKPFQVILTIEDISLIKGMIAYNKLTPREKEVFKLLAKGQGRQLISDKLRFSPKTADKHKENLMNKLELYSQDDIIKFARLINLL
- a CDS encoding ice-binding family protein, giving the protein MSSLAAQDTVELGTAKNFGVLAGSAITNTGPTWIEGTAGGDVGLSSATGAAITGLTTVNADGTIYTVDAAGPAGSVMNFSLLTTAKDDLITAYNDAVDRTPDETISADLAGETLTPGVYKSDSSIALAVGGTLTLDGQNNPNAVFIFQAGSTLTTGSGSKVVLINGAQPCRVFWQIGSSATLGTDSDFVGHIMALTSITANNGAEVKGQLLAINGAVTLENNDIINDVCTPPAPAISVEKYVSIDDGENWLDADGLAGLSIVAGSEVQFKFVVTNTGDVELTNINLNDSVFGDLSGDLAVLDPLASGASFEVIVDGIDVVVGQHSNTATATGDFDDGTYSDTDDAHYLGLEPDAPVTSSYIMKAKRQLPTTGGNGLLLAISVISVTLAGGLFLKGYRRKKGNYNIS